In the genome of Streptomyces sp. NBC_00190, one region contains:
- a CDS encoding response regulator transcription factor — translation MTDREREIVTLAASGLPNREIAARLFLSVRTVEGHLYRASTKLGVTRRADLGPIIQR, via the coding sequence CTGACCGACCGGGAACGCGAGATCGTCACTCTCGCGGCCAGCGGCCTGCCCAACCGCGAAATTGCCGCACGCCTGTTCCTATCGGTGCGCACCGTCGAAGGCCATCTTTATCGCGCGAGCACCAAACTTGGCGTCACCCGTCGCGCTGACCTGGGCCCCATAATCCAACGATGA
- a CDS encoding cupin domain-containing protein: MTQPLAPPLTIVRPGEGTEGFLGSIGVAFKLWGADTGGAVSVVEHPFPVGALVPPHLHTREDEYSIVTEGEIGFRSGDREAVLGVGGYITKPRGELHAMWNAGRVPARMIEIISPAGFEHFFRELAEMLADGQPPPADALPALAAKYGLEFGRPTWLPDVISRFGLTPPPGV, translated from the coding sequence ATGACACAACCGCTGGCCCCGCCTCTCACCATCGTCCGCCCCGGCGAGGGCACCGAGGGCTTCCTCGGCTCGATCGGGGTCGCCTTTAAACTGTGGGGTGCAGACACAGGAGGCGCGGTCTCCGTCGTCGAGCACCCCTTCCCGGTCGGAGCCCTGGTCCCGCCACACCTGCACACCCGAGAGGACGAGTACTCGATCGTCACCGAAGGCGAAATCGGTTTCCGTTCCGGCGACCGCGAAGCCGTCCTGGGCGTCGGCGGCTACATCACAAAGCCGCGCGGGGAACTCCACGCAATGTGGAACGCCGGCCGCGTCCCGGCCCGAATGATCGAGATCATCAGTCCCGCCGGATTCGAACACTTCTTCCGCGAGTTGGCCGAAATGCTCGCAGACGGGCAGCCGCCGCCCGCCGATGCGCTACCCGCGCTCGCCGCCAAGTACGGTCTCGAGTTCGGACGGCCCACCTGGCTGCCCGACGTCATCTCGCGATTCGGTCTGACGCCGCCACCCGGCGTCTGA
- a CDS encoding transposase: MPKPYPEEFRQDVVRVARNCGPGVTVEQVATDFGVHPMTWWKWMRRADIDDGSKAGTSSQESEELREGRRRIKLLEQENQVLRRAAAYLSQAHLPGKGSTRS; the protein is encoded by the coding sequence GTGCCCAAGCCCTATCCGGAAGAGTTCCGTCAGGACGTCGTGCGGGTCGCGAGGAACTGTGGTCCGGGTGTGACGGTCGAGCAGGTGGCCACCGACTTCGGAGTCCACCCGATGACGTGGTGGAAATGGATGCGCCGGGCGGACATCGATGACGGCTCCAAGGCCGGAACGTCCAGCCAGGAGAGTGAGGAACTGCGGGAAGGACGTCGGCGGATCAAGCTGCTGGAGCAGGAGAACCAGGTCCTGCGCCGGGCCGCGGCCTATCTGTCGCAGGCGCATCTGCCGGGAAAAGGATCTACCCGCTCGTGA
- a CDS encoding TetR/AcrR family transcriptional regulator, producing MSEHKRSPKSRGYEMRKRAEDVSRTRQRIVEAAVHLHGTAGPASTSIAAIAERAGVTRLTVYRHFPDETTLFEACSGHWLSRQRPPRPEEWAAIENPLERLTAGLTDIYRFYRAGEQMLTLVIRDQHAVPQSIREAREKMTRQYIEVLADAWPTAHDPLRQAVIGHATAFTTWHSLCMEQGLTDGEAVEVMATLARAIDTKS from the coding sequence TTGAGTGAACACAAGCGTTCGCCGAAATCGCGTGGCTACGAGATGCGCAAGCGCGCCGAGGACGTGAGCCGGACGCGGCAGCGCATCGTCGAGGCCGCCGTGCATCTGCACGGCACCGCCGGCCCAGCGTCAACGAGCATCGCGGCGATCGCGGAGCGCGCCGGAGTCACCCGGCTGACCGTCTACCGGCACTTCCCCGACGAGACGACGTTGTTCGAGGCGTGCTCAGGACACTGGCTGTCGCGCCAGAGGCCGCCCCGGCCGGAGGAATGGGCCGCGATCGAGAACCCCCTCGAGCGGCTGACGGCCGGGCTAACCGACATCTACCGCTTCTACCGCGCGGGCGAGCAGATGCTGACGTTGGTCATCCGCGACCAACACGCCGTGCCCCAATCGATCCGCGAGGCCCGCGAGAAGATGACCAGGCAGTACATCGAGGTACTGGCCGATGCCTGGCCGACGGCCCACGATCCGCTCCGGCAGGCTGTCATCGGCCATGCCACGGCCTTCACGACATGGCACTCCCTATGCATGGAACAAGGCCTCACCGACGGCGAAGCAGTCGAGGTCATGGCCACACTGGCAAGAGCCATCGACACCAAATCCTGA